The Neovison vison isolate M4711 chromosome 10, ASM_NN_V1, whole genome shotgun sequence genome has a segment encoding these proteins:
- the CNTN2 gene encoding contactin-2, whose translation MGTPTRRKSHLLLLVAVALISSPARSSARGSPATFGPVFEDQPLGLLFPEESTEEKVTLACRARASPPATYRWKMNGTEMKLEPGSRHQLVGGNLVIMNPTKAQDAGVYQCLASNPVGTVVSREAVLRFGFLQEFSKEERDPVKTHEGWGVMLPCNPPAHYPGLSYRWLLNEFPNFIPTDGRHFVSQTTGNLYIARTNASDLGNYSCLATSHMDFSTKSVFSKFAQLNLAAEDPRLFAPSIKARFPAETYALVGQQVTLECFAFGNPVPQIKWRKVDGSLSPQWATAEPTLQIPSVTFEDEGTYECEAENSKGRDTVQGRIIVQAQPEWLKVISDMEADIGSNLRWGCAAAGKPRPTVRWLRNGEPLASQSRVEVLAGDLRFSKLSLEDSGMYQCVAENKHGTIYASAELAVQALAPDFRLNPVKRLIPAARGGEIAIPCQPRAAPKAVVLWSKGTEILVNSSRVTVTPDGTLIIRNISRSDEGKYTCFAENFMGKANSTGILSVRDATKITLAPSSADINLGDSLTLQCHASHDPTMDLTFIWTLDDFPIDLDKPGGHYRRASTKETVGDLTILNAQLRHGGKYTCMAQTVVDSASKEATVLVRGPPGPPGGVVVRDIGDTTVQLSWSRGFDNHSPIAKYTLQARTPPAGKWKQVRTNPANIEGNAETAQVLGLTPWMDYEFRVLASNILGTGEPSGPSSKIRTKEAAPSVAPSGLSGGGGAPGELIVNWTPMSREYQNGDGFGYLLSFRRQGGSGWQTARVPGADAQHFVYSNDSVRPYTPFEVKIRSYNRRGEGPESLTALVYSAEEEPRVAPTKVWAKGVSSSEMNVTWEPVQQDTNGILLGYEIRYWKAGDKEAAADRVRTAGLDTSARVTGLHPNTKYHVTVRAYNRAGTGPASPSANATTMKPPPQRPPGNISWTFSSSSLSIKWDPVVPLRNESAVTGYKMLYQNDLHPTPTLHVTSRNWIDIAVPEDIGHALVQIRTTGPGGDGIPAEIHIVRNGGTSMMVENSAISPTPHPGAILAPSMAMLVLVGYLEL comes from the exons ATGGGGACACCCACCAGGAGGAAGTCACACCTGCTGCTGCTGGTTGCTGTGGCCCTCATCTCCTCTCCAG CTCGGAGTTCAGCCCGGGGATCCCCGGCCACCTTTGGGCCAGTCTTCGAAGATCAACCTCTCGGCCTGCTATTCCCAGAGGAGTCCACGGAGGAGAAGGTGACGCTGGCGTGCCGTGCCCGGGCCAGCCCTCCAGCCACCTATAG GTGGAAAATGAACGGTACAGAGATGAAGCTGGAGCCCGGCTCCCGCCACCAGCTGGTGGGGGGCAACCTGGTTATCATGAACCCCACCAAGGCCCAGGATGCCGGCGTCTACCAGTGCCTGGCCTCCAACCCAGTGGGCACCGTCGtcagcagggaggctgtcctCCGCTTCGGCT TTCTGCAGGAATTCTCCAAGGAGGAGCGAGACCCGGTGAAAACCCACGAAGGCTGGGGTGTGATGCTGCCCTGTAACCCGCCCGCCCACTACCCAG GCCTGTCCTACCGCTGGCTCCTCAACGAGTTCCCCAACTTCATCCCGACGGACGGGCGTCACTTCGTGTCCCAGACCACGGGGAACCTGTACATTGCCCGGACCAACGCCTCAGACCTGGGCAACTACTCCTGTCTGGCCACCAGTCACATGGACTTCTCCACCAAGAGCGTCTTCAGCAAGTTCGCTCAGCTCAACCTGGCTGcggaag atCCCAGGCTCTTCGCACCCAGCATCAAGGCCCGGTTCCCTGCAGAGACCTATGCGCTAGTAGGGCAGCAAGTCACCCTGGAGTGCTTCGCCTTTGGGAA CCCCGTGCCCCAGATCAAGTGGCGCAAAGTGGACGGCTCCTTGTCCCCCCAGTGGGCCACCGCCGAGCCCACCCTGCAGATACCCAGCGTCACCTTCGAGGACGAGGGCACCTACGAGTGTGAGGCGGAGAACTCCAAGGGCCGCGACACCGTGCAGGGCCGCATCATCGTGCAGG CTCAGCCCGAGTGGCTGAAGGTGATCTCAGACATGGAGGCTGACATCGGTTCCAATCTGCGTTGGGGCTGTGCGGCGGCTGGCAAGCCCCGGCCCACTGTGCGCTGGCTGCGGAACGGGGAGCCTCTGGCCTCCCAG TCCCGTGTGGAGGTGCTGGCTGGGGACCTGCGCTTCTCCAAGCTGAGCCTGGAGGACTCCGGCATGTACCAGTGTGTGGCAGAGAATAAACACGGCACCATCTACGCCAGTGCTGAGCTGGCCGTGCAAG CGCTGGCCCCCGACTTCAGGCTGAACCCCGTAAAGCGTCTGATCCCTGCGGCCCGCGGCGGAGAGATCGCTATCCCCTGTCAGCCCCGGGCGGCTCCGAAGGCCGTGGTGCTCTGGAGCAAAGGCACCGAGATTTTGGTCAACAGCAGCAG AGTGACCGTAACTCCAGATGGCACCTTGATCATAAGAAACATCAGTCGGTCAGATGAAGGCAAATACACCTGCTTTGCTGAGAACTTCATGGGGAAAGCCAACAGCACGGGCATCCTCTCTGTGCGAG ATGCAACCAAGATCACCCTAGCCCCCTCGAGTGCGGACATCAACTTGGGGGATAGCCTGACCCTGCAGTGCCACGCTTCCCACGACCCCACCATGGACCTCACCTTCATCTGGACCCTGGATGACTTCCCCATCGACCTCGATAAGCCCGGGGGGCACTACCGGAGGGCCAGCACG AAGGAGACAGTTGGGGATCTGACCATCCTGAACGCCCAGCTGCGTCACGGCGGGAAGTACACGTGCATGGCCCAGACAGTGGTGGACAGTGCGTCCAAGGAGGCCACAGTCCTGGTCCGAG GTCCCCCAGGTCCCCCAGGAGGCGTGGTGGTGAGGGACATTGGCGACACCACCGTCCAGCTCAGCTGGAGCCGAGGCTTCGACAACCACAGCCCCATTGCTAAGTACACCCTGCAAGCCCGCACTCCACCTGCAGGGAAGTGGAAGCAGGTTCGCACCA ATCCTGCCAACATCGAGGGCAACGCTGAGACCGCCCAGGTGCTGGGCCTCACGCCCTGGATGGACTATGAGTTCCGGGTGTTAGCCAGCAACATCCTGGGCACCGGCGAGCCCAGTGGGCCCTCTAGCAAAATCCGGACCAAGGAAGCAG CCCCCTCGGTAGCACCCTCGGGACTCAGCGGAGGGGGTGGAGCCCCTGGAGAGCTCATCGTCAACTGGACG CCCATGTCGCGGGAGTACCAGAACGGAGACGGCTTCGGCTACCTGCTGTCCTTCCGCAGGCAGGGCGGCAGCGGCTGGCAGACCGCCCGGGTGCCCGGCGCCGACGCCCAGCACTTCGTCTACAGCAACGACAGCGTCCGGCCCTACACGCCCTTCGAGGTCAAGATCCGCAGCTACAACCGCCGTGGGGAGGGGCCCGAGAGCCTCACGGCGCTGGTGTACTCGGCCGAGGAAG agcccagggtggcccctaCCAAGGTCTGGGCCAAGGGGGTCTCCTCCTCAGAGATGAACGTGACCTGGGAACCTGTGCAGCAGGACACGAACGGCATCCTCCTGGGGTACGAG ATCCGCTACTGGAAGGCGGGGGACAAGGAAGCAGCCGCCGACCGAGTGAGGACCGCGGGGCTGGACACCAGTGCCCGAGTCACTGGCCTGCACCCCAACACCAAGTACCACGTGACCGTGCGGGCCTACAACCGGGCAGGCACTGGGCCCGCCAGCCCTTCTGCCAATGCCACCACCATGAAGCCCC CTCCACAGCGCCCTCCTGGCAACATCTCGTGGACTTTCTCAAGCTCCAGTCTTAGCATCAAGTGGGATCCTGTGGTTCCTCTCCGAAATGAGTCTGCGGTCACGGGCTATAAG aTGCTGTACCAGAACGACTTACACCCGACTCCCACGCTCCACGTCACCAGCAGGAACTGGATAGACATTGCCGTTCCGGAAGACATCGGCCATGCCCTGGTGCAGATTCGGACCACGGGGCCTGGAGGGGATGGGATCCCAGCGGAAATCCACATCGTGAGGAATGGAG GCACAAGCATGATGGTGGAGAACTCTGCAATCAGCCCGACCCCACATCCCGGCGCCATCCTTGCCCCGTCGATGGCGATGCTGGTCCTCGTAGGCTACCTGGAGCTCTGA